One window of the Diospyros lotus cultivar Yz01 chromosome 12, ASM1463336v1, whole genome shotgun sequence genome contains the following:
- the LOC127786893 gene encoding uncharacterized protein LOC127786893 isoform X1: MFFQIYDSLLMMIMADILILMASDSNAPSGSSSSGRKDPTWKYNTLPDPKDINCLKCNFCGKITKGGVYRAKQHLVGGYRNAKVCPKCPSHVKEEIREYMSKKLEEKNNSDVIPDFDDIDTLGDDDDDEVVFERGVKRPMSSSSSQGLTMQQRKQRMKGPLDLLLPPKLKVSTGKQTTMETHVNKELRENACVWFSRWMYEAGLSFNAVKYPSFKPMIEAIGRAGPSMKPPSYHEVRVPYLKKELVRTNEIMKSHKEDWRKYGCSLMCDGWKDKRERSLLNFLVNCPKGSMFIRSIDTSSYAKDAIKIFKLLDQFVEEVGEANVVQVVTDNASANVLAGEFLMAKRKHLYWTPCAAHCLDLMLEDIFKLPILKKTFQKACAVNGFLYSSTQVLNMMRIFTKKREMLRPGKTRFATAFLTLSRLHKQKANLRKMFTSEEWTNSKFAREARGKLASQTVLQDSF; the protein is encoded by the exons atgttttttcaaatttatgactCCTTGCTTATGATGATTATGGCAGATATCCTAATCCTGATGGCATCTGATTCAAATGCTCCTAGTGGCTCCTCTAGCAGTGGTAGAAAAGATCCAACATGGAAATATAACACACTGCCAGATCCAAAGGACATAAACtgtttaaaatgtaatttttgtggaaaaataaCGAAAGGAGGGGTTTACCGAGCTAAACAACACCTTGTTGGAGGGTATAGGAATGCCAAAgtttgtccaaaatgtccttcacatgttaaagaagaaattagagagtaTATGTCGAAAAAGCTAGAAGAGAAGAACAATAGTGATGTTATACCAGATTTTGACGACATTGATACCCttggagatgatgatgatgatgaagtggTTTTTGAAAGAGGTGTTAAAAGGCCTATGTCTTCAAGTTCAAGTCAAGGTTTAACAATGCAACAAAGAAAGCAAAGGATGAAAGGGCCTTTGGATTTGCTTTTGCCTCCTAAACTTAAAGTGAGCACTGGGAAGCAAACAACAATGGAGACCCATGTCAATAAAGAACTGAGGGAGAATGCTTGCGTTTGGTTTTCTAGATGGATGTATGAAGCTGGCTTGTCTTTCAATGCAGTCAAGTATCCAAGTTTTAAGCCAATGATTGAGGCTATTGGTCGAGCTGGTCCAAGCATGAAACCTCCTAGTTATCATGAGGTGAGAGTTCCTTATCTTAAGAAGGAGTTGGTACgcacaaatgaaattatgaaGAGTCATAAGGAGGATTGGCGTAAATATGGATGTTCCCTTATGTGTGATGGTTGGAaggataagagagagagatctttgCTTAACTTTTTGGTAAATTGTCCAAAGGGAAGCATGTTCATTAGATCCATTGATACTTCCTCATATGCCAAGGAtgctattaaaatatttaaattacttgACCAGTTTGTAGAGGAAGTAGGTGAAGCAAATGTGGTTCAAGTTGTGACTGATAATGCCTCGGCTAATGTTTTAGCTG GAGAGTTCTTAATGGCTAAGCGAAAGCACTTATATTGGACACCATGTGCTGCCCATTGCTTAGACCTaatgttagaagatatttttaaacttccTATATTGAAGAAGACTTTTCAAAAAGCATGTGCAGTAAATGGATTTTTGTATAGCTCTACACAAGTGTTGAATATGATGAGAATATtcacaaaaaagagagagatgttAAGACCTGGGAAAACAAGATTTGCCACGGCTTTCCTCACCCTTTCAAGACTTCATAAACAAAAAGCCAACTTGAGGAAGATGTTCACTTCAGAAGAGTGGACTAACTCTAAATTTGCAAGAGAAGCACGGGGTAAGCTTGCATCTCAAACAGTGTTACAAgattcattttga
- the LOC127786893 gene encoding uncharacterized protein LOC127786893 isoform X2: protein MASDSNAPSGSSSSGRKDPTWKYNTLPDPKDINCLKCNFCGKITKGGVYRAKQHLVGGYRNAKVCPKCPSHVKEEIREYMSKKLEEKNNSDVIPDFDDIDTLGDDDDDEVVFERGVKRPMSSSSSQGLTMQQRKQRMKGPLDLLLPPKLKVSTGKQTTMETHVNKELRENACVWFSRWMYEAGLSFNAVKYPSFKPMIEAIGRAGPSMKPPSYHEVRVPYLKKELVRTNEIMKSHKEDWRKYGCSLMCDGWKDKRERSLLNFLVNCPKGSMFIRSIDTSSYAKDAIKIFKLLDQFVEEVGEANVVQVVTDNASANVLAGEFLMAKRKHLYWTPCAAHCLDLMLEDIFKLPILKKTFQKACAVNGFLYSSTQVLNMMRIFTKKREMLRPGKTRFATAFLTLSRLHKQKANLRKMFTSEEWTNSKFAREARGKLASQTVLQDSF, encoded by the exons ATGGCATCTGATTCAAATGCTCCTAGTGGCTCCTCTAGCAGTGGTAGAAAAGATCCAACATGGAAATATAACACACTGCCAGATCCAAAGGACATAAACtgtttaaaatgtaatttttgtggaaaaataaCGAAAGGAGGGGTTTACCGAGCTAAACAACACCTTGTTGGAGGGTATAGGAATGCCAAAgtttgtccaaaatgtccttcacatgttaaagaagaaattagagagtaTATGTCGAAAAAGCTAGAAGAGAAGAACAATAGTGATGTTATACCAGATTTTGACGACATTGATACCCttggagatgatgatgatgatgaagtggTTTTTGAAAGAGGTGTTAAAAGGCCTATGTCTTCAAGTTCAAGTCAAGGTTTAACAATGCAACAAAGAAAGCAAAGGATGAAAGGGCCTTTGGATTTGCTTTTGCCTCCTAAACTTAAAGTGAGCACTGGGAAGCAAACAACAATGGAGACCCATGTCAATAAAGAACTGAGGGAGAATGCTTGCGTTTGGTTTTCTAGATGGATGTATGAAGCTGGCTTGTCTTTCAATGCAGTCAAGTATCCAAGTTTTAAGCCAATGATTGAGGCTATTGGTCGAGCTGGTCCAAGCATGAAACCTCCTAGTTATCATGAGGTGAGAGTTCCTTATCTTAAGAAGGAGTTGGTACgcacaaatgaaattatgaaGAGTCATAAGGAGGATTGGCGTAAATATGGATGTTCCCTTATGTGTGATGGTTGGAaggataagagagagagatctttgCTTAACTTTTTGGTAAATTGTCCAAAGGGAAGCATGTTCATTAGATCCATTGATACTTCCTCATATGCCAAGGAtgctattaaaatatttaaattacttgACCAGTTTGTAGAGGAAGTAGGTGAAGCAAATGTGGTTCAAGTTGTGACTGATAATGCCTCGGCTAATGTTTTAGCTG GAGAGTTCTTAATGGCTAAGCGAAAGCACTTATATTGGACACCATGTGCTGCCCATTGCTTAGACCTaatgttagaagatatttttaaacttccTATATTGAAGAAGACTTTTCAAAAAGCATGTGCAGTAAATGGATTTTTGTATAGCTCTACACAAGTGTTGAATATGATGAGAATATtcacaaaaaagagagagatgttAAGACCTGGGAAAACAAGATTTGCCACGGCTTTCCTCACCCTTTCAAGACTTCATAAACAAAAAGCCAACTTGAGGAAGATGTTCACTTCAGAAGAGTGGACTAACTCTAAATTTGCAAGAGAAGCACGGGGTAAGCTTGCATCTCAAACAGTGTTACAAgattcattttga